The following proteins are encoded in a genomic region of Ornithinibacillus sp. 4-3:
- a CDS encoding ABC transporter substrate-binding protein, whose translation MKMKAYSLLLLLFIVTIGLIGCSNDSDSENGNEKQDDGSTGEETEAETSGGTLNLSIGQQPNTIDPLVTTATATAYAAKPIFETLVTVNENYEVVPMLAESFEESEDGKSIIFKLRKGVKFHNGNEMTADDVLASMNRWLEMSQQASASIPGAKWEKIDEETVELQLEKPSSIALYTVAEQNQVAAIMPKEIAESATEAGAEEYIGTGPFEFVEWKTDQYIHYKKFDDYQSRTEPASGLAGEKKALVDEIYWNFVPDESTRISGLISGEYDISIGVAHDNVKQIEENEGIQPEIWTYGKELLIFNKQQGVFADKNMRQAVNAALDFEGVLRASFGDEQFYELEHGLFTPEIVNWYSDAGKEMYNQQDPELTQSLLEEAGYDGEEIVILTSREYPHYYNAAVAVQQQLEKVGVNAKLDVFDWATLLDRRSDPELWDIFFTGWDTQVIPHGYNFLDSKAEYPGWTNSPELDQYLEDISNATSQEEATAIAEQLQEEFWDYLPLIILGLFKNTDGYSEKVQGFQNFIGPVLWNVSVEE comes from the coding sequence ATGAAAATGAAAGCGTATTCACTGTTGCTGTTACTGTTTATTGTGACAATAGGCTTGATTGGTTGCAGTAATGATAGTGACTCAGAGAATGGCAATGAAAAGCAGGATGACGGGTCAACTGGTGAAGAAACTGAAGCGGAGACAAGTGGAGGAACATTAAATTTATCGATTGGGCAACAGCCAAATACAATTGACCCATTAGTAACAACCGCAACAGCAACGGCATATGCAGCAAAACCAATTTTTGAGACATTGGTAACCGTAAATGAAAACTATGAAGTGGTGCCAATGTTAGCAGAATCTTTTGAGGAAAGCGAAGATGGGAAAAGCATTATTTTTAAGCTAAGAAAAGGTGTGAAATTCCATAATGGAAATGAAATGACAGCAGATGATGTTCTCGCATCAATGAATCGTTGGTTAGAAATGTCACAGCAGGCAAGTGCAAGTATTCCTGGTGCAAAATGGGAGAAAATTGATGAAGAAACTGTAGAGTTACAGTTAGAGAAACCTTCTTCTATCGCATTATATACAGTTGCTGAGCAAAACCAAGTAGCTGCTATAATGCCAAAGGAAATTGCTGAATCTGCTACGGAAGCAGGAGCGGAAGAGTATATTGGAACAGGTCCATTTGAATTTGTAGAATGGAAAACAGATCAATATATTCACTATAAGAAATTTGATGATTATCAATCAAGAACAGAACCTGCAAGTGGTCTAGCAGGTGAGAAGAAAGCATTAGTAGATGAGATTTATTGGAATTTCGTTCCAGATGAGTCTACACGTATCAGTGGATTAATTAGTGGAGAATACGATATTTCCATTGGTGTAGCACATGATAATGTAAAACAAATTGAAGAAAACGAAGGAATTCAGCCAGAAATTTGGACATATGGTAAGGAGCTCCTTATTTTCAATAAGCAACAAGGTGTATTTGCAGATAAGAATATGCGTCAAGCCGTTAACGCAGCGCTTGACTTTGAAGGGGTATTAAGAGCTTCCTTTGGAGATGAGCAATTTTATGAATTAGAACATGGATTATTTACGCCAGAGATAGTGAATTGGTATTCAGATGCTGGGAAAGAAATGTATAATCAACAAGATCCAGAGCTCACACAAAGCCTTTTAGAAGAAGCTGGTTATGATGGAGAAGAAATTGTCATACTAACTTCTCGTGAATATCCACATTACTATAATGCGGCGGTTGCTGTTCAACAGCAACTGGAAAAAGTAGGAGTAAATGCAAAACTTGATGTTTTTGACTGGGCAACCTTACTTGATCGACGCTCTGATCCTGAGCTATGGGATATTTTCTTCACAGGTTGGGATACACAAGTGATTCCACATGGTTATAACTTCCTTGATTCTAAAGCAGAATATCCAGGATGGACAAATAGCCCTGAATTAGATCAGTATTTAGAAGATATTAGTAATGCGACTTCCCAAGAAGAAGCAACAGCAATTGCAGAGCAACTGCAAGAAGAATTTTGGGATTATTTACCACTGATTATCTTAGGTCTATTTAAAAATACAGATGGATATTCAGAAAAAGTACAAGGATTCCAAAACTTTATTGGTCCAGTATTATGGAATGTATCCGTAGAAGAATAA
- a CDS encoding ABC transporter substrate-binding protein, translated as MKGKIYSLLLLLILAVALVACGNSGESKNNDGATKGEETEAKSTLQMALGQQPNTIDPLVTTATATAYAAKPIFESLLTLNENFEIAPMLAETYEVSEDGKTITFKLRSGIKFHNGEEMTADDVLASMNRWMEMSSQAKASLADAKWEKVDEETIELQLEEPSLIALFTVAEQNQQAAVMPKEIVEAAGENGVDEYIGTGPFQFVEWKTDQYIHYTKFEDYQPRTEPASGLAGEKIALVDDVYWNFVPDESTRISGLISGEYDVSIGVSPDNVQQIEATDGIEPEIWTYGMELLVFNKKEGVFTEQKMRQAINAALDFEAVLLASFGADHFFELEHGIFQPHMEDWYVDTGKDKYNQKDVEQAQQLLEEAGYDGEEITILTSREYPHYYNAAVAVQQQLEQVGLNVKLDIYDWATLLDRRSDPELWDIFFTGWDTQVIPHGYAFIDSKTEWAGWTNSLEMDELLEEIGDAATQEEAKVAVGKLQEEFWEYLPVVNLGLFKNTDGYSDKVSGFENFIGPTIWNVSVEE; from the coding sequence ATGAAAGGGAAAATATATTCCTTACTGCTATTATTAATTCTAGCAGTGGCTTTAGTAGCTTGTGGCAATAGTGGAGAATCTAAAAATAATGATGGAGCTACAAAAGGTGAAGAAACAGAAGCGAAAAGTACACTTCAAATGGCATTAGGTCAGCAACCGAATACAATTGATCCATTAGTAACAACAGCAACAGCAACTGCATATGCAGCAAAACCAATATTTGAATCATTATTAACATTAAATGAAAACTTTGAAATAGCACCAATGTTAGCTGAAACATATGAAGTAAGTGAAGATGGAAAAACAATTACATTCAAATTAAGAAGTGGAATTAAATTCCATAATGGAGAAGAAATGACAGCTGACGATGTATTAGCCTCTATGAACCGTTGGATGGAAATGTCGTCACAGGCAAAAGCAAGTTTAGCAGATGCAAAATGGGAGAAAGTAGATGAAGAAACAATTGAATTACAATTAGAGGAGCCTTCTTTAATTGCATTGTTTACTGTAGCAGAGCAAAATCAACAAGCAGCAGTAATGCCAAAAGAAATTGTTGAAGCAGCTGGAGAAAATGGAGTAGATGAGTATATTGGAACTGGTCCTTTCCAGTTTGTGGAATGGAAAACAGATCAATATATACATTATACAAAATTTGAAGATTACCAACCAAGAACAGAGCCAGCAAGTGGTTTAGCAGGTGAGAAAATAGCATTAGTAGACGATGTATATTGGAATTTCGTCCCAGATGAATCTACGCGAATTAGTGGATTAATCAGTGGAGAATACGATGTTTCTATTGGAGTATCTCCTGATAATGTACAACAAATTGAAGCAACAGATGGTATTGAACCAGAAATTTGGACATATGGAATGGAATTACTTGTTTTCAACAAGAAAGAGGGCGTATTTACAGAGCAAAAGATGCGTCAAGCAATTAATGCAGCACTTGATTTTGAAGCAGTTTTATTAGCTTCTTTTGGAGCAGATCATTTCTTTGAGTTAGAACACGGGATTTTCCAACCGCATATGGAAGATTGGTATGTAGATACTGGAAAAGATAAATATAATCAAAAAGATGTAGAACAAGCGCAACAATTACTAGAAGAAGCTGGGTATGATGGAGAAGAAATTACAATTTTAACAAGCCGTGAATATCCGCATTACTATAATGCAGCCGTTGCAGTACAGCAGCAATTAGAGCAAGTAGGTTTGAATGTTAAGCTTGATATCTATGATTGGGCAACATTACTTGATCGTCGTTCTGATCCAGAACTATGGGATATTTTCTTTACAGGCTGGGATACACAAGTGATTCCACATGGTTATGCATTTATCGATTCTAAAACGGAGTGGGCAGGCTGGACAAATAGCCTAGAAATGGACGAGTTGTTAGAAGAAATTGGTGATGCAGCTACACAAGAAGAAGCAAAAGTAGCTGTAGGGAAATTACAAGAGGAATTTTGGGAATATCTACCAGTAGTTAACTTAGGATTATTTAAAAATACAGATGGGTATTCAGATAAAGTGTCAGGCTTTGAAAACTTTATTGGCCCTACCATTTGGAATGTAAGCGTGGAAGAATAA
- a CDS encoding YciI family protein, with translation MKYFAAFLTMKDEEKNKIHRPAHLEFLEEMRKQKKVLMNGRFLDGAGGLIIYVGDSLEQVEGWVQEDPYIALGARNYTLHEWEMVTDVKFVE, from the coding sequence ATGAAGTATTTTGCGGCTTTTCTTACAATGAAGGATGAAGAGAAAAATAAAATTCATCGCCCAGCACATTTGGAGTTTTTAGAAGAAATGCGAAAGCAAAAGAAAGTATTAATGAATGGACGTTTTCTCGATGGTGCCGGTGGTCTTATTATTTATGTGGGTGATAGTTTAGAGCAAGTAGAGGGATGGGTGCAAGAAGATCCTTACATTGCATTAGGAGCAAGAAATTATACGCTCCATGAATGGGAAATGGTCACAGACGTTAAATTTGTAGAATAA
- the ade gene encoding adenine deaminase, whose product MNKNIDRTQIVAAARGDVPMDLVIREVNLVNVFTAEIYVADIGIKEDRFAAIARYEDGKPQFYIEGERAVSAKGSYAMPGFIDAHVHIESTMMAPDMFARAVLRHGTTVAVIDPHEIANVMGAEGVKQIVKASQNLPVRVLTTIPSCVPAVQGIETAGAEFLADDIAELLDLPDVVGIAELMDYTGVIKQDQRMADIVHTGLEHQVLNEGHAPRVTGRDLHAYLAAGVHSEHESRGTAEIVEKLRAGMNIYIRESSVSKFADIAAQALQQLPHASNVQMCTDDIAPHDIIKNGQMNRVIRRCIEEGIPAALAIRYATLNGAMRFGLRDVGAIAAGYLADLVLVDSLETMEVTDVYVKGEQVVADGQVTKEIVSPTPLQLPNTVRIPELVEEDFMIKAPIENGKATIHTVEVTKIGITTLDTVEVDVVDGKVSKLPEDCIFISVTGRHGQNRKPFVAVMKNAGLREGAYATTMAHDSHNLVVAGKNPSDMLAAAEQIKASGGGLCLVKDGNTVATVELPLAGLMAPEPIEELAPKVENFAQKALEMGVKVGRRSPVMAFSSISLTVIPEVRVSDLGLVDVNKQEFISLFV is encoded by the coding sequence ATGAATAAAAACATCGATCGTACACAGATTGTTGCAGCAGCTAGAGGCGATGTTCCAATGGATTTAGTAATCCGAGAAGTCAATTTAGTGAATGTATTTACAGCAGAAATTTATGTTGCAGATATTGGGATAAAAGAAGATCGTTTTGCAGCGATTGCACGTTATGAAGATGGGAAACCACAATTTTACATAGAAGGAGAGCGAGCAGTTTCGGCAAAAGGATCTTATGCAATGCCTGGATTTATTGATGCGCATGTACATATTGAAAGTACAATGATGGCTCCAGATATGTTTGCTCGTGCGGTTCTCCGCCATGGAACAACTGTTGCTGTGATTGATCCACATGAAATTGCGAATGTAATGGGAGCAGAAGGTGTTAAACAAATCGTTAAGGCAAGTCAAAATCTACCTGTGCGTGTATTAACAACTATTCCTTCCTGTGTGCCAGCTGTACAAGGAATAGAGACAGCTGGAGCGGAGTTTTTAGCTGATGATATTGCAGAGCTCCTTGATTTGCCTGATGTAGTTGGAATTGCGGAATTAATGGATTATACGGGAGTAATTAAACAAGATCAACGCATGGCAGATATCGTCCACACAGGTCTTGAGCATCAAGTTCTTAATGAAGGACATGCCCCGCGTGTGACTGGACGTGATTTACATGCGTATCTAGCGGCTGGTGTGCATTCAGAGCATGAAAGTCGTGGAACAGCTGAGATTGTTGAAAAACTACGAGCAGGCATGAATATTTATATTCGTGAGTCTAGTGTAAGTAAATTTGCTGACATTGCTGCACAGGCTCTACAACAACTACCACATGCATCGAATGTTCAAATGTGTACAGATGACATCGCGCCACATGACATCATTAAAAATGGTCAGATGAATCGTGTAATTCGCAGATGTATTGAGGAAGGAATTCCGGCAGCTCTTGCTATTCGTTACGCAACGTTAAATGGGGCGATGCGCTTTGGCTTACGTGATGTAGGAGCTATTGCTGCAGGATATCTAGCAGATTTAGTGCTTGTTGATTCCTTAGAAACAATGGAAGTCACAGATGTATATGTAAAAGGAGAACAAGTAGTTGCTGATGGACAAGTAACGAAAGAAATTGTGAGCCCTACTCCTCTACAACTACCTAATACCGTTAGAATTCCAGAATTAGTAGAAGAAGACTTTATGATTAAGGCTCCAATAGAAAACGGAAAGGCAACTATTCATACAGTGGAAGTAACTAAAATTGGAATTACAACACTAGATACAGTGGAAGTAGACGTAGTAGATGGGAAAGTTTCTAAGCTACCAGAAGATTGTATTTTTATTTCTGTGACTGGTAGACATGGTCAAAATCGTAAACCATTTGTAGCAGTGATGAAAAATGCAGGTTTACGTGAAGGCGCATATGCAACAACAATGGCACATGATAGTCATAATCTAGTAGTAGCAGGAAAAAATCCTAGTGATATGCTAGCTGCGGCTGAACAAATAAAAGCAAGTGGTGGAGGATTATGCCTTGTAAAAGATGGTAACACCGTAGCAACAGTAGAATTACCACTTGCAGGTTTAATGGCTCCAGAACCAATTGAAGAATTAGCACCTAAGGTAGAAAACTTTGCTCAAAAAGCGCTAGAAATGGGTGTCAAAGTGGGACGACGTTCACCTGTAATGGCTTTCTCATCCATTAGCTTAACAGTTATCCCAGAAGTGCGAGTAAGTGACCTTGGATTAGTAGATGTAAATAAACAAGAATTTATTTCCCTATTTGTATAA
- a CDS encoding ABC transporter substrate-binding protein, with product MLFRRLFQVLVVFIFTVALIGCSSDDKGADEEGTENSADATEDELHVALYSAPATLDQPMDTGIQSRDIGRLMFETLVTNDSAYKPVPMLADSIDVSEDGLSYTFKLRQGVEFHNGKEMKAEDVVASMDRWMEKSTITGNIFNDAVWTEEDEYTVVLQLAKPSSLTLDTLASSKQAAAIMPKEIVEAAPAEGVEEYIGTGPFKFVEWKQDQYIHFEKYDEYSALEDEPDGLAGKREALVQDIYVHIVTDASTRLAGLKTGEYDIAYQIPNDDYEQIANDENVEPYPATHGELMLVYNKGEGLVTDPKMRQAINAALDMDEIMLGAVVTEDLYWLSPGYMHKDIEAWNSEAGIEYYNQADPDKAKQLLDEAGYNGETLTIISTRDDDVIYNSSVVIQQQLKEIGIEVELEVYDMPTMFKMREDLSTWNMFITGSSVVSTPPQLLALSPTWGGGVNDDKILEQLSAIETSESQEEAKQIWDDIQQYAWEEHVPVSILGGYSMFHAASAKVEGFTTFSGAIFWNTKVNK from the coding sequence ATGTTGTTTCGCAGATTATTTCAAGTTTTAGTGGTCTTTATTTTTACCGTTGCATTAATTGGCTGTTCGTCAGATGATAAAGGCGCAGATGAAGAAGGTACGGAAAATTCAGCTGATGCTACAGAAGATGAACTTCATGTTGCGCTTTATTCAGCACCTGCAACACTTGATCAACCGATGGATACAGGAATCCAGTCACGTGATATTGGTAGGTTAATGTTTGAAACTTTAGTAACAAATGATTCGGCATATAAGCCTGTACCTATGTTAGCAGATTCTATTGATGTTAGTGAAGATGGATTATCCTATACATTTAAATTAAGACAAGGTGTAGAATTCCATAATGGTAAAGAAATGAAAGCAGAAGATGTTGTTGCTTCTATGGACCGTTGGATGGAAAAATCTACAATAACAGGAAATATTTTTAATGATGCAGTATGGACGGAAGAAGATGAATATACAGTAGTACTACAATTAGCGAAGCCTTCCTCTTTAACATTAGATACATTAGCATCTTCTAAACAAGCAGCGGCGATTATGCCTAAGGAAATTGTTGAAGCTGCCCCAGCAGAAGGTGTTGAAGAATACATTGGAACAGGACCATTTAAATTTGTAGAATGGAAGCAAGATCAATATATTCATTTCGAAAAGTATGATGAATATAGCGCGCTAGAAGATGAGCCAGATGGTTTAGCAGGTAAACGTGAAGCATTAGTACAAGATATTTATGTACATATTGTTACAGATGCTTCCACTCGATTAGCAGGTTTAAAAACAGGTGAATATGATATCGCGTACCAAATTCCAAACGATGATTATGAGCAAATAGCAAATGATGAGAATGTAGAGCCTTATCCAGCAACACATGGTGAGCTGATGCTTGTGTATAATAAAGGAGAAGGTCTAGTAACCGATCCAAAAATGCGTCAAGCGATCAATGCAGCATTAGACATGGATGAAATTATGTTAGGTGCAGTAGTAACAGAGGATTTATATTGGTTAAGCCCAGGCTACATGCATAAAGATATTGAGGCTTGGAATAGTGAAGCGGGTATAGAGTATTACAACCAAGCAGATCCTGATAAAGCTAAACAGTTATTAGACGAAGCTGGATATAATGGAGAAACACTTACAATTATTTCAACACGTGATGATGACGTAATTTATAATTCATCTGTTGTTATTCAACAGCAGCTAAAAGAAATTGGTATTGAGGTAGAATTAGAAGTGTATGATATGCCAACAATGTTTAAAATGCGTGAGGATTTAAGCACGTGGAATATGTTTATTACTGGTTCATCTGTAGTTAGTACACCGCCACAATTATTAGCATTAAGCCCTACTTGGGGTGGTGGCGTAAATGATGATAAGATTTTAGAACAATTAAGTGCAATAGAAACTTCAGAAAGTCAGGAAGAAGCAAAACAAATCTGGGATGATATACAACAATATGCATGGGAAGAGCATGTTCCAGTATCTATTTTAGGTGGATATAGTATGTTCCATGCGGCTTCTGCAAAAGTAGAAGGATTTACAACATTCTCTGGAGCAATTTTCTGGAATACAAAAGTTAACAAATAA
- a CDS encoding threonine synthase: MEYSYISHLYCPKCHETYDHQAINNLCKCGAPLLVQYDLEALKKDGYRPEQLKGREPSLWRYHELLPVTDPANVVTVGEGMTPLIPMPTLGKQMGIDNLYMKDEGIIPTGSFKARGAAVGVSKAKEVGVEELAMPTNGNAGAAWALYAARAGMKTSIIIPKDAPTIQRNEMAAAGSNLFLVKGLISDAGKIVGKAIQEKGLFDASTLKEPYRIEGKKTMGLEIAEQFNWKMPDVILYPTGGGVGVIGIYKALNELKELGWVEGDLPRLVAVQAENCAPIVKAWEKKKDESEFWENSDTIAFGINVPKALGDFLVLDAIYKTNGCAIAIEDEATLEEGLSIAATEGSFICPEGAAAFVAARRLRESGWIKEDETVVVLNTGAGIKYPDTVQVDVPVLEKDGSI; the protein is encoded by the coding sequence ATGGAATACAGTTACATATCTCATCTCTATTGTCCAAAATGTCATGAAACATATGACCATCAAGCGATTAATAACCTTTGTAAATGTGGAGCGCCTTTACTTGTCCAATATGACTTAGAGGCATTAAAAAAAGACGGATACCGTCCAGAGCAGCTAAAAGGACGTGAACCATCTCTTTGGCGTTATCATGAATTACTTCCTGTTACAGATCCAGCAAATGTTGTTACCGTTGGTGAAGGAATGACTCCTTTAATCCCAATGCCAACTTTAGGAAAACAAATGGGTATTGATAATTTATATATGAAGGATGAAGGAATCATCCCTACAGGTTCATTTAAAGCACGTGGCGCAGCTGTAGGCGTTTCTAAAGCAAAAGAAGTAGGTGTCGAGGAGCTCGCTATGCCAACAAATGGTAATGCAGGAGCTGCTTGGGCATTATATGCAGCACGTGCTGGCATGAAGACTAGTATTATCATTCCAAAAGATGCACCAACCATCCAACGTAATGAGATGGCAGCAGCTGGTTCCAATCTATTTTTGGTTAAAGGACTTATTAGTGATGCAGGAAAAATTGTTGGAAAAGCTATTCAGGAAAAAGGGCTTTTTGATGCTTCTACATTAAAAGAACCTTATCGTATTGAAGGTAAGAAAACGATGGGACTTGAAATAGCAGAACAATTCAATTGGAAAATGCCTGATGTCATTTTATATCCTACAGGTGGCGGAGTCGGTGTCATTGGTATTTATAAAGCATTGAATGAATTAAAAGAGCTTGGTTGGGTTGAAGGTGATCTACCACGTTTAGTGGCCGTACAAGCAGAAAATTGTGCACCAATCGTAAAAGCTTGGGAAAAGAAAAAGGACGAGTCTGAATTCTGGGAGAACTCAGATACGATCGCTTTTGGAATTAATGTACCGAAAGCACTTGGAGACTTCCTTGTACTTGATGCTATCTATAAAACAAATGGTTGTGCAATTGCTATTGAAGATGAAGCTACATTAGAAGAAGGATTAAGTATTGCCGCTACAGAAGGAAGCTTTATCTGTCCTGAAGGTGCTGCTGCATTTGTTGCAGCAAGACGTTTACGTGAAAGCGGATGGATTAAAGAAGATGAAACAGTCGTTGTCCTTAATACAGGAGCAGGCATTAAATATCCTGATACTGTTCAAGTTGATGTTCCAGTGCTTGAAAAAGATGGAAGTATTTAA
- a CDS encoding ABC transporter substrate-binding protein, with translation MKVINKTLLLMFLAVLLVLAACSNNDDNSSDNNSEGSNDNNESSGEQTAGGDLQFVLNTQPPTIDPIMSTATATRDISRHIYETLVTIDSAYEPQPMLAESWEISEDGLTYTFNLREGIKFHNGEEMTADDVVASMNRWLERSSTAQSLIGEGTFEEVDKYTVELKLQEPSIFVLLALGGTLQFPGIMPKEIVEAATETGVEEHIGTAPFKFVEWKQDQYVHLEKFEDYTPREETADGLAGERIAYFDNVYINFVPDPNTQLGGVTTGQYHIGHGMSYDMFDQLESAEDVEAVAPIIGQYGIVFNKFEGQFAEVKMRQAVNAALNLEDIANAALGGKYRMSSSYMQVEQEAWASTEGEELYNNPDPDKVQALLDEINYDGEPLTFITSREYSYMYDSAVIIKEQLEQVGIKVDLEVYDWATVLTLRDDPSKWDLLITGFPMTMTPVEQLFYNDTWIDGPEDEKTEQLLKDIATADTIEEAKVFWDELQGHSWEILPILKISDYTTVMGVNKNIEGFLYLDGPVFWNTSLNQ, from the coding sequence ATGAAAGTAATTAATAAGACGTTATTGCTAATGTTCTTAGCGGTACTATTGGTACTAGCTGCATGTAGTAATAATGACGATAATTCTTCTGATAATAACTCAGAAGGCAGCAACGATAATAATGAAAGCAGTGGAGAGCAAACTGCAGGCGGAGATTTGCAGTTTGTCTTAAATACACAACCACCAACAATCGATCCAATTATGTCTACAGCTACGGCAACACGTGATATTTCGAGACATATTTATGAAACGCTTGTTACCATTGATTCTGCTTATGAACCGCAACCCATGCTAGCAGAGTCTTGGGAAATAAGTGAGGATGGATTAACTTATACATTTAATCTACGTGAAGGTATTAAATTCCATAATGGAGAAGAAATGACAGCAGACGATGTTGTAGCTTCCATGAACAGATGGCTAGAAAGATCTTCAACTGCACAATCTTTAATTGGAGAAGGTACATTTGAAGAAGTTGACAAGTACACAGTAGAATTAAAATTACAGGAACCATCTATTTTTGTTCTTTTAGCCTTAGGAGGAACATTACAATTCCCAGGAATTATGCCAAAGGAAATTGTTGAAGCAGCAACAGAAACAGGAGTAGAAGAACATATTGGAACAGCGCCATTCAAGTTTGTCGAATGGAAACAAGACCAATATGTACATTTAGAGAAGTTTGAAGATTATACTCCACGCGAAGAAACGGCGGATGGTCTAGCTGGAGAAAGAATTGCTTATTTTGATAATGTATATATTAACTTTGTTCCAGATCCAAATACACAATTAGGTGGAGTTACTACAGGTCAGTACCATATTGGTCACGGGATGAGCTATGATATGTTTGATCAATTAGAAAGTGCAGAAGATGTAGAAGCAGTTGCGCCAATTATTGGGCAATATGGAATTGTATTCAATAAGTTTGAAGGTCAATTTGCAGAAGTGAAAATGCGCCAAGCCGTTAATGCGGCACTGAATTTAGAAGATATTGCAAACGCTGCATTAGGTGGTAAGTACAGAATGTCTTCGAGCTATATGCAAGTAGAACAAGAAGCATGGGCATCAACTGAAGGGGAAGAGCTATATAATAATCCTGACCCTGATAAAGTACAAGCATTATTAGATGAAATAAATTATGATGGCGAGCCATTAACATTCATTACATCACGTGAATATTCCTATATGTATGATTCTGCTGTTATTATTAAAGAACAGCTAGAACAAGTTGGAATTAAAGTTGACTTAGAAGTATATGATTGGGCAACTGTTTTAACCCTACGTGATGATCCATCAAAGTGGGACCTACTAATTACAGGTTTCCCAATGACTATGACACCAGTAGAACAATTATTCTATAATGATACTTGGATTGATGGACCAGAAGATGAGAAAACAGAACAATTATTAAAAGATATCGCAACAGCAGATACAATTGAAGAAGCTAAAGTATTCTGGGATGAGCTACAAGGTCATTCTTGGGAGATTCTTCCGATTCTAAAAATCTCTGACTATACTACAGTTATGGGAGTTAACAAAAACATTGAAGGCTTCTTATACTTAGATGGACCAGTATTCTGGAACACAAGCCTTAATCAATAA